Proteins encoded in a region of the Desulfovibrio gilichinskyi genome:
- a CDS encoding aspartate aminotransferase family protein: MSSEIVNKYKTRIAEAYTLHRKFVNPSFVRVLEVIGYDRNYVSAEGAYLTDANGKKVLDFLAGFGVYNIGRNHPHVAKVLHDTLDAKTASLVQMDLGVLSGMLAEKLAEIAPGDLEAVFFTNSGTEGVEGALKFARQATGRHKLVHCDHAFHGLTLGSLSVNGNKEFRNRNEPLLPDCSSVPFNDLGALEKALSGGDVGAFIFETVQGKGVFVPEDGYLQGVRELCDRYGTLMIADEVQCGLGRTGKMFAVDNWGVKPDILVISKALSGGYIPVGAIITTRAIHTKVFDSMERCFAHSNTFGQNDMAMAAGLATIEILENEKLSENAAKMGDRILVGMKKLAEKYEMLTEVRGKGLMIGMQFGEPKSLALKASWKLLHKMNDDLFCQMITMPLLAKHDILSQVAGHGLDTVKILPPLMINDEDVDKFLTAMDAVLKEAHKITGSGWKTVKDLGIRTARTS, from the coding sequence ATGAGTTCTGAGATTGTAAATAAATATAAAACAAGAATTGCAGAGGCTTATACTCTGCATCGTAAATTTGTTAATCCGTCTTTTGTAAGAGTGCTTGAAGTTATCGGATATGATCGGAATTATGTGTCCGCCGAAGGCGCATACCTTACAGATGCAAACGGTAAAAAAGTTTTAGATTTTCTTGCCGGTTTCGGTGTTTATAATATTGGCCGTAACCATCCTCATGTCGCAAAAGTTCTGCATGATACTCTTGATGCGAAAACCGCCAGCCTTGTACAGATGGATTTAGGAGTACTGTCCGGGATGCTTGCTGAAAAGCTTGCGGAAATAGCTCCCGGTGATCTTGAAGCTGTCTTCTTTACAAACTCCGGAACGGAAGGTGTTGAAGGTGCTCTTAAATTTGCTCGGCAGGCAACAGGCCGCCACAAACTTGTTCATTGCGATCATGCTTTTCACGGTCTGACTCTCGGTTCGCTCTCTGTTAACGGTAATAAAGAATTCAGAAACAGAAATGAACCCTTGCTGCCGGACTGTTCAAGCGTTCCTTTTAATGATTTGGGTGCTCTTGAAAAAGCTCTTTCCGGCGGAGATGTCGGAGCATTTATATTTGAAACCGTGCAGGGAAAGGGAGTTTTTGTACCGGAAGACGGATACCTCCAAGGTGTACGCGAATTATGCGACCGTTACGGAACATTGATGATTGCCGATGAAGTTCAGTGCGGTCTCGGCCGGACAGGTAAAATGTTTGCAGTAGACAACTGGGGTGTTAAACCGGATATTCTCGTTATCTCTAAAGCTCTTTCCGGTGGATATATCCCTGTCGGGGCGATTATTACCACCCGTGCTATACACACTAAGGTTTTCGATTCAATGGAAAGGTGTTTTGCCCATTCAAATACATTCGGCCAGAATGATATGGCTATGGCTGCGGGGCTTGCTACAATCGAAATTCTTGAAAATGAAAAACTTTCAGAAAATGCAGCAAAAATGGGTGACAGAATTCTTGTCGGTATGAAGAAGCTTGCTGAGAAGTATGAAATGCTGACTGAAGTACGCGGAAAGGGTTTAATGATCGGTATGCAGTTCGGAGAGCCTAAGTCTTTGGCTCTTAAAGCCAGCTGGAAGCTGCTCCATAAAATGAATGATGATTTATTCTGCCAGATGATAACCATGCCGCTACTTGCTAAACATGATATTTTAAGTCAGGTCGCAGGTCACGGTCTTGATACTGTTAAAATACTTCCTCCGTTAATGATTAACGATGAAGATGTAGATAAGTTCCTTACTGCAATGGACGCAGTGCTTAAAGAAGCTCATAAAATTACAGGTTCGGGCTGGAAAACTGTTAAAGATTTGGGGATTCGTACAGCTCGTACTTCTTAA
- a CDS encoding Lon protease family protein: MTSIIKRRELNHEQLRWTLAPEELSFNSTKDLAADEEIIGQNRGVEAFKFGMGMGLKGYNIFVTGPAGTGKQATVKKLLKNLSKSDKIPDDLIYVNNFKANESPILIRMAAGEGSIFKKDTHDFLESIKREVPQLFESQEYIARKNEIIELHEKQTREFFQGIEDKVKDSGLVIVNMQMGPFQRPDVVPLVDGEPMRMIQLEEKVEKGRYPREEFEKLKEKQKELKEDVDNILSQVRKLQKEVKKKSEDVDKMMFMTLAQDLMIPLRDKYTDPKIVKHFDDMLEHMSEDLETLRMIGKQPQPGEGGMMFMPPQAEAIMHPYQVNLLVDNSEQSSPPVIFESYPTYRNLFGSIERVMDRHGGWRTDFTKIQAGSFIKANGGYLVINLMDSIVEPGVWPTLKRSLKTEKIEIQTFDPYYFISPSGLKPEPIDMDVKVVVLGEPHLYQLLRHYDPDVSKIFKVRADFETSMDRNDDAITAVSKFVSNMVKKDKLMDFDRTGVAAIIEQAVRMAGRQEKISTSFPLLADLMGEANYFAGRNGSEFVTSYHVDKALSAHRKRSNQMEERLQEMIDRGSIYINTDGEKVGQVNGLAVYSLGDYSFGKPSRITAVTAMGKEGIINIERESDMSGPTHNKGIFILSGFLRQKFAQDKPLSLTASIAFEQSYGGIDGDSASSTELYALLSSLADVPIRQDIAVTGSVNQKGEVQPIGGVNEKIEGFYLCCKHAGLTGKQGVMIPEPNVKDLMLRKDVAEAVKDGKFHIWSVESISQGIEILTGKPAGELDLKKGYPADSIYGKANVRLIELAEGLKKFGGGDETSKEKKPSSGGCCSG, from the coding sequence ATGACTTCTATAATCAAACGCAGAGAACTCAATCACGAACAACTACGATGGACCCTCGCGCCCGAAGAGTTATCTTTCAACTCGACAAAAGATCTTGCAGCTGACGAAGAAATTATCGGACAGAACCGCGGTGTTGAAGCTTTTAAATTCGGGATGGGTATGGGCCTTAAAGGGTATAATATCTTTGTAACAGGCCCGGCCGGGACAGGTAAACAGGCAACAGTAAAAAAGCTTCTGAAAAATCTTTCAAAATCTGATAAGATTCCGGATGATCTGATTTATGTTAATAACTTCAAAGCAAACGAATCTCCCATCCTCATACGCATGGCGGCAGGCGAAGGTAGCATATTCAAAAAGGATACTCACGACTTTTTAGAGAGCATTAAGCGTGAAGTTCCTCAACTGTTTGAAAGTCAGGAATACATTGCCCGCAAAAATGAAATTATTGAATTACACGAAAAACAAACCCGTGAATTCTTTCAGGGAATTGAAGATAAAGTTAAAGATTCCGGATTAGTTATTGTAAATATGCAAATGGGCCCGTTTCAACGGCCTGACGTAGTTCCGTTAGTAGACGGAGAACCGATGCGTATGATTCAACTGGAAGAAAAAGTTGAAAAAGGACGCTATCCGCGTGAAGAATTTGAAAAACTTAAAGAAAAGCAAAAAGAGCTGAAAGAAGATGTAGATAATATACTGAGCCAGGTCCGCAAGCTGCAAAAGGAAGTTAAGAAAAAGAGTGAAGATGTGGACAAAATGATGTTCATGACTCTGGCTCAGGATCTGATGATCCCGCTGCGCGATAAATATACTGATCCCAAAATAGTAAAACATTTCGACGATATGCTTGAGCATATGAGCGAGGATCTTGAAACCTTGCGCATGATAGGCAAACAGCCGCAACCCGGTGAGGGTGGAATGATGTTTATGCCGCCGCAGGCAGAAGCAATCATGCATCCGTATCAGGTAAATTTACTGGTGGATAACTCTGAGCAAAGCAGTCCTCCTGTAATTTTTGAATCCTATCCTACTTACCGCAATCTTTTCGGATCGATTGAAAGAGTTATGGACCGGCACGGGGGCTGGCGAACTGATTTCACTAAAATTCAGGCCGGGTCGTTTATCAAAGCTAACGGCGGATACTTGGTCATCAACCTTATGGATTCCATTGTGGAACCGGGAGTATGGCCCACCCTCAAGCGTTCGCTTAAAACTGAAAAAATTGAAATCCAGACTTTTGACCCGTATTACTTCATATCCCCGTCAGGTCTTAAACCTGAGCCGATTGATATGGACGTTAAGGTTGTTGTTTTGGGTGAACCTCATCTCTACCAGTTACTTCGTCATTATGACCCCGATGTTTCTAAAATATTCAAAGTCAGAGCGGACTTTGAAACATCTATGGATCGTAATGATGATGCAATTACAGCTGTTTCAAAATTTGTAAGCAACATGGTTAAAAAAGATAAGCTGATGGATTTCGATCGCACTGGTGTTGCAGCCATCATTGAGCAAGCTGTACGCATGGCAGGCAGGCAGGAAAAAATATCAACCTCATTTCCGTTGCTTGCAGACCTGATGGGAGAAGCAAACTACTTTGCAGGACGCAACGGATCAGAGTTTGTGACCTCATACCATGTTGATAAGGCTCTAAGCGCACACCGAAAACGTTCCAACCAGATGGAAGAACGACTTCAGGAAATGATCGACCGCGGCAGTATCTATATCAATACGGACGGAGAAAAAGTCGGTCAGGTAAACGGATTGGCGGTCTACTCACTTGGTGATTACTCCTTTGGAAAGCCATCGCGCATCACAGCTGTTACAGCTATGGGTAAAGAAGGAATTATCAACATTGAGCGCGAATCCGACATGTCCGGCCCCACTCACAACAAAGGTATATTTATTCTCTCAGGTTTTCTGCGCCAGAAGTTTGCTCAGGACAAACCGCTATCCCTTACTGCAAGTATAGCCTTCGAACAATCCTACGGCGGAATCGACGGAGATTCAGCTTCCTCCACCGAACTTTATGCACTGCTTTCAAGTTTGGCAGATGTTCCCATCCGTCAGGATATAGCTGTTACCGGCTCAGTTAATCAGAAAGGAGAAGTGCAGCCTATCGGCGGAGTGAATGAAAAAATAGAAGGATTCTATCTGTGCTGTAAACATGCAGGATTAACCGGTAAACAAGGGGTAATGATCCCCGAGCCTAATGTTAAAGACCTCATGCTGCGCAAAGATGTTGCCGAGGCGGTTAAAGACGGTAAATTCCACATCTGGTCGGTTGAAAGCATCTCGCAGGGAATTGAGATTTTAACAGGAAAACCGGCTGGAGAATTGGACCTTAAAAAGGGATACCCCGCAGATTCAATCTACGGCAAAGCTAATGTGAGATTGATTGAACTTGCTGAAGGGTTAAAAAAATTCGGCGGTGGCGATGAAACGTCCAAAGAAAAGAAACCCTCCTCCGGTGGATGTTGTTCTGGTTAA
- a CDS encoding MMPL family transporter → MDIFKKVQDFLILGLWRMVRTCPGTVVICGLILAIICGVSSALYLKLDSDQDNLISHNLPFQKRNLEQIKNFGDQEYMFVVIETGGTEQGKKQAALFATSLADKLQKKPNIIKEVHYAMSAKDMGPGVLMFASESELHDFVKLARNIGPLGHEWFNGPGLAKFLDMNAELLSGKKDMGGATAPEMLTPMIGALDSLVGKMDNALKDGADSFKSSDSVLDLDKAGMQYFYTRNGKLLIMRILPKKDFAAMTVIGQALKIVRESLDQTRLEFPDVSAGLTGRPVLSADEMITTNNDMTIASIVSVLLVGLLFMVVLHGWLRPALVMLSLFCAMAWTFGFALVSLGSLNLLSIVFALVLVGIGVDFGIHIVLRYVEGTAAGLSPDEAVRESLVHTGPGVLLGAITSVCAFYAVLGHEFVGLAELGLIGGTGIIFCLISMLTVLPSLLLIAGRRNLFPSSHPRMTTMPFMEKVISRPKTVLVVAVILSAVAFPGLMKAGFNYNLLDLQAKGLESVEFEHKIINESDESTWFAVMTRPDLESVKALTQQLKEIPSVGRIDSILNFLPESQKEKAHILRGEAKYLDGMDFNADPVALKPEQVLSSLESLTDSLEGLEEKLFSAGAKDELKLVSALLDKTSECMALIKKNPASAQNLVPLQTGLVSELSSSFKWLKEILEVRSVKPDDLPEHLRSLYIGRDGSYMVKISPVGNIWDFDLLKSFVADLRKIDPIVTGVPVVVLESSLLMRDTFTDAAVVTIILVSIILFLTSFSLSYVLLTLIPLVVGIFWLLEMMGVTGLSFNLANFFAIPILIAIGVDGGVHFFARWKELSNGERLYDTSTPVAVGLSFCTTMIGFGGLLLAHHRGLASLGGIMVAGSATCMVGCMIVLPAIFRLMEKFKKG, encoded by the coding sequence GTGGATATATTTAAAAAAGTTCAAGATTTTTTGATACTCGGTCTTTGGCGCATGGTTCGCACATGCCCGGGGACTGTGGTCATATGCGGTCTTATTTTGGCCATTATTTGCGGTGTCTCCTCCGCGCTGTACCTTAAACTGGACAGTGATCAGGATAACCTTATTTCGCATAATCTTCCTTTCCAGAAACGGAATCTTGAGCAGATTAAGAATTTCGGTGATCAGGAATACATGTTCGTGGTTATTGAAACAGGCGGGACTGAGCAGGGTAAAAAACAGGCTGCTCTTTTTGCAACGTCTCTTGCCGATAAGCTTCAAAAAAAGCCTAATATAATTAAAGAAGTTCATTACGCCATGTCTGCAAAAGATATGGGGCCGGGCGTACTCATGTTCGCTTCGGAGAGCGAACTGCATGATTTTGTCAAACTTGCCCGTAATATAGGGCCGCTTGGACATGAATGGTTTAATGGTCCGGGACTGGCAAAGTTTCTGGATATGAATGCAGAACTGCTCAGCGGTAAAAAAGATATGGGCGGCGCGACAGCTCCTGAAATGCTCACGCCGATGATAGGAGCTTTAGATTCGCTCGTCGGGAAAATGGATAATGCTCTAAAAGACGGGGCGGATTCTTTTAAGAGCTCAGATTCCGTGCTGGATCTGGATAAAGCCGGAATGCAGTATTTTTATACCCGCAACGGCAAACTCCTGATTATGCGCATTCTGCCGAAAAAAGATTTTGCGGCAATGACCGTTATCGGTCAGGCTCTTAAAATTGTACGTGAATCACTTGATCAGACCCGTTTAGAATTTCCAGATGTCAGTGCCGGACTTACCGGAAGACCTGTTCTTTCCGCTGATGAAATGATCACGACTAATAATGATATGACTATTGCTTCGATTGTCTCTGTTCTGCTGGTCGGGCTGCTGTTTATGGTAGTTCTTCACGGCTGGCTGAGACCTGCGCTGGTCATGCTTTCTCTTTTTTGCGCTATGGCGTGGACATTCGGTTTTGCACTGGTCTCGCTGGGTAGCCTTAATCTTTTATCTATTGTTTTTGCGCTTGTTCTTGTCGGCATCGGTGTGGATTTCGGTATTCATATTGTGCTGCGTTATGTTGAAGGTACTGCAGCGGGTCTTTCGCCTGATGAAGCCGTCAGGGAATCATTGGTACATACAGGACCGGGCGTTCTTCTCGGCGCAATAACTTCAGTCTGCGCTTTTTACGCAGTGCTCGGGCATGAATTTGTAGGTCTTGCAGAGCTTGGGCTCATCGGCGGAACAGGAATCATTTTCTGCCTTATTTCCATGCTGACGGTTCTTCCTTCACTTTTGCTCATTGCCGGCAGGCGGAATTTATTCCCGTCTTCTCATCCGCGCATGACGACCATGCCCTTCATGGAAAAGGTTATCTCCCGTCCTAAAACCGTTCTTGTTGTCGCGGTAATATTATCGGCTGTAGCTTTTCCAGGGTTGATGAAGGCCGGATTCAACTATAATCTTCTTGATCTTCAGGCAAAAGGTCTTGAGTCAGTTGAGTTTGAACATAAAATAATTAACGAATCCGATGAATCAACATGGTTCGCAGTTATGACACGGCCTGACCTTGAAAGTGTAAAGGCTCTAACACAACAATTAAAAGAAATTCCCTCTGTCGGGCGGATTGATTCTATTTTAAATTTTCTGCCCGAAAGTCAAAAGGAAAAAGCTCATATTTTACGGGGTGAAGCCAAGTATTTAGACGGTATGGACTTTAACGCCGATCCTGTCGCTCTTAAGCCTGAGCAGGTTCTAAGTTCACTTGAAAGTTTAACTGATTCACTTGAAGGGCTTGAGGAAAAATTATTTTCTGCCGGAGCTAAAGATGAACTTAAGCTCGTTTCAGCTCTTTTGGATAAAACTTCAGAGTGTATGGCTCTTATAAAGAAGAATCCAGCGTCTGCGCAAAATCTTGTACCGCTTCAGACGGGACTGGTCAGCGAGCTTTCGTCTTCATTTAAATGGCTTAAAGAAATTTTAGAAGTTCGCTCAGTAAAACCTGATGACCTTCCTGAACATCTGCGTTCTTTATATATAGGCCGAGACGGTAGCTATATGGTTAAAATATCTCCGGTCGGCAATATATGGGATTTTGATTTGCTCAAATCTTTTGTTGCGGACCTTAGAAAAATTGACCCGATAGTTACAGGAGTTCCGGTTGTTGTCTTAGAATCTTCACTGCTGATGCGGGACACTTTCACAGACGCCGCCGTGGTCACAATTATACTGGTTTCAATAATTTTATTTTTAACGTCATTCAGTCTAAGCTATGTCCTGCTTACTCTTATTCCGCTTGTAGTCGGTATTTTCTGGCTGCTTGAAATGATGGGAGTCACGGGGCTCAGTTTTAACTTGGCTAACTTCTTTGCGATACCTATTCTTATAGCAATCGGGGTTGACGGAGGTGTTCACTTTTTTGCCAGATGGAAAGAACTTTCAAATGGCGAGAGACTTTATGACACAAGTACTCCCGTTGCAGTCGGACTCAGTTTCTGCACCACTATGATCGGATTCGGAGGGTTGCTTTTAGCTCATCACAGAGGGCTTGCTTCTCTTGGCGGGATAATGGTTGCCGGATCTGCAACTTGTATGGTTGGTTGTATGATAGTGTTACCTGCTATTTTCAGACTGATGGAAAAGTTTAAGAAAGGATGA
- a CDS encoding Hsp20/alpha crystallin family protein has translation MPNLNSWGSREIEKLKNDMDRLFDSLCLDYGIPSVCGIIDCTPRTEMREQEGSLVVRTVMPGFQAEDLGVTVTETTMTISGDKKVTFQGGRKTDHFKKTIPLPCKVDPENVRATFKDGVLEIVLLKCIIKPQRKIFITAE, from the coding sequence ATGCCCAACCTGAATTCGTGGGGAAGCCGGGAAATAGAAAAACTTAAAAATGACATGGATAGACTCTTTGACAGTCTGTGCCTTGATTACGGCATTCCTTCAGTTTGCGGAATAATTGACTGCACCCCCAGAACAGAAATGCGCGAGCAGGAAGGATCACTTGTTGTGCGAACCGTCATGCCAGGTTTTCAAGCTGAAGATCTGGGAGTTACTGTGACAGAAACAACAATGACTATTTCCGGTGATAAAAAAGTCACCTTTCAAGGCGGCAGGAAAACCGATCATTTCAAAAAGACTATCCCTCTGCCGTGCAAAGTAGATCCGGAAAATGTACGCGCCACGTTTAAAGACGGAGTACTGGAAATCGTATTGCTCAAATGCATCATTAAACCGCAGAGAAAAATCTTCATAACAGCTGAATAG
- a CDS encoding phosphorylase translates to MPDKIIGIVAAMEQEAQAICPVSEKSMLGKFELLSGILPDGNKFLCIISGIGTERAKQAATLLADKKPSLILSAGVSGGLARGTAAGDLLAASTIHSELTDFEPWHESDQDEELRNKLLPAYGRIPSGPMITVSAPVLTTKDKNALHDTTGALAADMESIAVATAAATAGIPFACIRAISDGADRAIPAESLNGVTPDGKTQLMPILKAIFTHPTLIFELIPMGMDYSKALKSLGKIFI, encoded by the coding sequence ATGCCGGATAAAATAATAGGGATTGTAGCCGCGATGGAACAGGAAGCTCAGGCTATTTGTCCTGTATCTGAGAAAAGCATGCTTGGTAAATTTGAACTGCTGTCTGGAATCCTGCCGGATGGAAATAAATTTTTGTGCATTATTTCCGGGATTGGAACCGAACGTGCAAAACAGGCTGCAACACTGCTTGCCGATAAAAAACCCAGCCTGATACTCAGTGCCGGAGTTTCGGGAGGACTTGCCCGCGGAACAGCTGCCGGAGACCTGCTGGCAGCATCTACAATTCATTCAGAATTAACGGATTTCGAACCCTGGCATGAATCTGATCAGGATGAGGAGCTTCGTAACAAGCTCCTGCCTGCCTATGGAAGAATTCCCTCCGGCCCCATGATCACAGTGTCAGCTCCGGTGCTGACGACAAAAGATAAAAATGCGCTACACGACACAACCGGAGCACTTGCCGCAGATATGGAAAGTATCGCAGTAGCAACGGCTGCCGCTACAGCGGGAATACCTTTCGCCTGTATCAGAGCTATCAGTGACGGAGCTGACAGAGCCATCCCTGCAGAATCATTAAACGGAGTAACGCCCGACGGTAAAACTCAACTTATGCCTATCTTAAAAGCGATCTTTACCCACCCTACCCTGATATTTGAGTTGATACCTATGGGGATGGATTATTCAAAGGCTCTAAAAAGCCTCGGCAAAATTTTCATATAA
- a CDS encoding tetratricopeptide repeat protein — protein MILSLRIVMIAVLSCFLCSCAVKGTAKTSSEPTKKNASTEKVASKTVAKSESKKSPAKSSDSSSNPGATPRAVYEDKDVHLWKPCSIDDAEKLGASTKDSDLLKSAACYASLFESKSIDKTKYAEAGQKAIKAYLDKNSKSGVGHYLYAYLVGKHAQLSPLSGLDLVPVLEQEALLSEKLSPEVDFGGPDRMLGELYLEAPSPPFSVGNLGKSLDHFEKAVKLAPDFYLNHLGYGAALLEDGEKDKACVQYNAALSSKGFNKESLKNDTYHKLVDACKNPSAAEK, from the coding sequence ATGATTTTATCACTTCGCATCGTAATGATCGCTGTTTTATCCTGTTTTTTGTGCAGCTGCGCGGTAAAGGGAACAGCGAAAACTAGCTCTGAACCTACGAAAAAAAATGCGTCTACAGAGAAAGTCGCGTCTAAAACCGTTGCGAAGTCCGAATCAAAAAAGAGTCCTGCAAAAAGTTCTGATTCGAGTTCTAATCCTGGCGCTACCCCCAGAGCCGTATACGAGGATAAAGATGTCCATCTTTGGAAACCATGTTCAATTGATGACGCTGAAAAATTAGGGGCGAGTACAAAAGATAGCGATCTGCTTAAGTCCGCCGCATGCTATGCTTCATTATTTGAAAGCAAATCTATTGATAAAACCAAGTATGCCGAAGCCGGACAAAAGGCGATAAAAGCTTATCTCGATAAAAACTCTAAAAGTGGCGTCGGACACTATCTTTATGCCTATTTAGTTGGTAAACATGCGCAACTTTCGCCCTTGAGCGGACTTGACCTTGTGCCTGTCTTAGAGCAAGAAGCACTGCTGTCTGAAAAGCTTTCTCCGGAAGTAGATTTCGGAGGGCCTGACAGAATGCTTGGCGAACTTTATCTTGAAGCGCCTTCCCCTCCATTTAGTGTCGGGAATTTAGGTAAGTCTTTGGATCATTTTGAAAAAGCTGTGAAACTAGCTCCTGATTTTTATTTGAATCATCTTGGTTACGGAGCAGCTTTGCTTGAAGACGGTGAAAAAGATAAGGCATGTGTTCAGTACAACGCAGCACTAAGCAGTAAAGGTTTTAATAAAGAATCATTGAAAAATGATACATATCACAAGTTAGTAGATGCATGTAAAAATCCATCTGCTGCTGAAAAATAA
- a CDS encoding PhnD/SsuA/transferrin family substrate-binding protein, whose amino-acid sequence MLRKILAITLLVIVTVSGAAYASPKNGSFDFVIIEPGQPGTSADAQPVMDDLAKYLSAKMGTSVSGVYFNELKPALKYLADNKPAWGICGLTFFKSYADKFMLTPVASTMPQGLDKDIWRIMAPSDGPDSVKDINGTVYGSMLYTPDARKILFGKGEAEIPLVIEGTSTPLSKLRWVNRGKAAGVCLNSVQFSVLSGMDSLSSLKVVYESKKLPNSPVVWFGKATDDAFRLQAILLDMKKDPAAESLLKLLQTNGFGTADKELK is encoded by the coding sequence ATGCTCAGGAAAATATTAGCTATTACTTTACTCGTTATTGTTACAGTTTCGGGAGCCGCTTACGCTTCCCCCAAAAACGGATCATTTGATTTTGTAATTATCGAGCCGGGGCAACCCGGAACATCCGCTGATGCCCAGCCTGTAATGGATGACTTAGCAAAGTATCTGTCTGCTAAAATGGGAACTTCTGTGAGCGGAGTTTATTTTAATGAACTCAAACCAGCTCTGAAATATCTTGCTGATAATAAACCGGCATGGGGAATTTGCGGACTGACTTTTTTTAAAAGTTACGCAGATAAGTTTATGCTGACTCCTGTCGCGTCCACCATGCCGCAGGGACTGGATAAGGATATCTGGAGAATTATGGCCCCTTCTGACGGGCCGGATTCTGTGAAAGATATTAACGGGACTGTTTACGGTTCAATGCTTTACACTCCTGATGCCCGTAAAATCCTTTTCGGTAAAGGTGAAGCTGAAATACCGCTTGTTATAGAAGGAACATCAACGCCTCTTAGCAAGTTACGCTGGGTTAATAGAGGCAAGGCTGCCGGAGTGTGTCTGAATTCAGTTCAGTTTTCGGTACTCAGCGGTATGGATAGCTTGTCGAGTTTAAAGGTTGTTTATGAATCAAAAAAACTTCCTAACAGTCCGGTAGTATGGTTCGGTAAGGCGACTGATGATGCTTTTCGACTTCAGGCGATTTTGCTTGATATGAAAAAGGATCCTGCTGCTGAAAGTTTACTGAAACTTTTGCAGACAAACGGATTCGGAACTGCTGACAAGGAGCTTAAATGA
- the hpnH gene encoding adenosyl-hopene transferase HpnH → MAIPAVQIARLGKYILTQALKGNKHYPLVLMLEPLFQCNLRCKGCGKINQSPAVLNQRLSFDECISAVEECGAPIVSIPGGEPLLHPEMPAIVKELIRRKKFVYLCTNGILIPERISEFKPSPYLTFNLHLDGLEEIHDRVVCKQGVFQSAVRAIKLLKSKGFRVNTNTTLFGGQTPEKAAEFFDFLTDLGVDGMTLSAAFSYEAAADQDSFLTREQSKKLFREIFKLGKGKKWDFSHSSFYLDFLAGNQNYSCSPWGNPCRSVHGWQRPCYLLEDGFVSTYKELMEKTDWDKYGVGNDPRCANCMVHCGFEPTAVADSVRRPLKGAMLALKGVKVD, encoded by the coding sequence TTGGCAATTCCTGCAGTACAAATAGCTAGACTTGGTAAATATATTCTTACACAGGCACTTAAGGGTAACAAACATTATCCTCTTGTTTTAATGCTCGAACCCTTGTTTCAGTGCAATCTGCGCTGCAAAGGGTGCGGTAAAATTAATCAGTCGCCAGCCGTTTTAAATCAGCGTCTGTCGTTTGACGAATGCATCTCAGCTGTTGAAGAATGCGGAGCACCAATTGTTTCTATTCCTGGCGGAGAGCCTCTCCTTCACCCTGAAATGCCTGCAATCGTTAAAGAGCTTATCAGACGTAAAAAGTTTGTATATCTCTGCACTAACGGGATTCTAATTCCTGAGCGCATCAGCGAGTTTAAACCAAGCCCGTATTTGACTTTCAATCTTCATCTTGATGGTTTGGAAGAAATTCATGATCGTGTTGTCTGCAAACAGGGCGTATTCCAGTCTGCCGTCAGAGCAATTAAGCTGCTTAAATCAAAGGGATTCAGAGTAAATACCAATACAACTCTCTTTGGCGGGCAGACTCCTGAAAAAGCAGCTGAGTTCTTCGATTTTCTAACTGACCTAGGTGTTGACGGAATGACTCTTTCCGCCGCATTCAGCTATGAAGCCGCAGCCGATCAGGACAGTTTCCTTACTCGCGAACAGAGCAAAAAACTTTTCCGCGAAATTTTTAAACTCGGTAAAGGCAAAAAATGGGATTTCAGCCACAGCAGCTTTTATCTCGACTTCCTCGCCGGAAACCAGAACTATTCCTGCTCCCCTTGGGGCAATCCTTGTCGTTCCGTACACGGCTGGCAGCGTCCCTGCTATTTGCTCGAAGACGGATTTGTTTCAACCTATAAGGAACTTATGGAAAAAACTGACTGGGATAAATACGGAGTCGGTAATGATCCGCGCTGTGCAAATTGCATGGTTCATTGCGGATTTGAACCAACCGCTGTTGCCGATTCAGTCAGGCGTCCGCTTAAGGGCGCAATGCTGGCGCTTAAAGGTGTGAAAGTTGATTAG